The genomic window GTATGGTGCAATAGGTGATTATCGGGATAATACTCCTGCAATTAAGAAATGGACACGGGATTGGGACAAAAGAAGTCTTTATTTCCAGGCAGGAACATTGATCCAGGCATTGCAATATGTTGGCAGGAACTATGATTTCAAAAGAGAAATCATTGACCCTCTTTCCAATGATCTGATTCCTTCTGAAATACCTAATCTTATTCCCTATGCAAAGAAAGCATCAAGAATTGAAGAAGAGTTGAGAATACGTGTAAAGGAATCGGTCCATCCACTTCATTCGGTAGCTTATGTCCTTGATCCTGAAGGTTATCTTTCCAAATCCGCAATCTATGCAGCTTCTTATGGGAGAAAAGGAATAGGGATTGCAGCCGAACACAGGAATAATAAAGCTGCTTATGACCTGAGCTTGCGCTCCCGTAACAGCAGTGTGGATATCAACCTCCTTTTGCGAGATATCGCACCCCAATACGGAGGTAGTGGCGGCGGTCACCCAATGGCTGCCGGGGCCCGTATTCCGGAAGAAAAACTTGATGCATTCCTTCAGGAATTTGACCGGAGGGTTAATCTGGCTGAAACAAAACAGGGGGATTTATGAAGCCTACTGGAATCCCAAAAAAAAATGATTTTGAAATTGTATTTGCCGGTCGCTCCAATGTAGGCAAATCTTCTATTGTAAAGGCCCTTTCCGGACGCAAAGTGAAAGTCGGCAAAAGACCTGGTGTCACCCTGAAACCCACTCATGTGAAGAAAGGGGATTTAGTGATTACCGATCTTCCCGGTTTTGGATTTATGAATGGTGTAAATGAGCGCAAACAGGATATCGTAAAAGATAAGATAGTACGTTATATAGAAGAGGGAAATCAGCGGATCAACATCGCTGCCATGGTAGTTGATGCAGGTTCCTTTGTTGAAGTAGTGGACCGCTGGGAGCAACGGGGCGAGCTTCCCATTGATATAGAAATATTCGATTTTTTTACAGAAATGGATCTTGAACCCCTGATAGTTGTAAATAAAATGGATAAGATCAAGGAAGAGGATAAAGATGGGGTCCTCGATGATATTATTGAAAGATTGGGGCTTTTTCCACCCTGGAGGCAGTGGATCGACAGGGTAGCACCGATAAGTGCTAAAAAAGGAGATTTGCAGGCCTTAAATTCGATTCTAAAGAAGCGCATTCATTCGGATAAAAGGGATTCCTTGCTAAAATACATCTGAAAATGGGTGTATTGTTAGCCCCTTATGCGCAAATCCACGCCCATATCCCTGGCTATCTGACTGCATTTTTCAGTATCTATTTCAGGAACATCTACCACACTGAAACGTACATGCAGGCCTGCTTCTTTTGATTCTTCAGCAAATTCCAGCAGGGCACTATAAGCGTTTTGATAGAATGGTTTACAAATCCTGTTATAAACTTCTGCGGATTCTGCATTAAGGCTGACTGAAACTGCATCCAACCCGGCATCCACAAGACAATCAACCACATTGATATCGGGATTTATAAGCTGGCCGTGTCCATTTGTGTCCAGTCTTACATATGCCCCCTTCGCTTTCAACCAGTGTGTGACAGCAAGCAGCACGTCAAAACGGGACGTCGGCTCTCCGAATCCTGTGAAAACTATCTCTTTATACTTTTTCAGATCGTGTTTTTCCAGTTCTGAAATTATCTCTTTTTCGGAAGGGTCTTTTTTAAGCCACAGATTATATCCGTATAATCCTTCCCCCTGATTGCGAATACAAAAATAACAGTCTGCACTGCATTGGTTGGTTATGTTCAGGTACAGGTTACCATGGGCCTCATAGCATATTGAGGGTTTGTCAGTTTTCATTTATTCCAATCTCCATTGGGAATAAGAGGAAAGTTAGAGGTATTACATGCAGAAGTATCAAGAAAATACATCCAGGCTTCTCTGTTGCTTTCCAGTTTTACTTTTTTTCTTGTGAAGAACTTGCCTTCAAGTATATCAAGACTATTTAACATATCACTGTCAATACAATATACTTCTCCCTTGATATTACAACGATTACCAGTGTTCACAACAGCCGGGAAACTACCCAGATCAAACATGCAATATTGATCAGCGGTAGTATCTTTTCCAATAAATACAGAATCCTTGATTATATGATGATTTGGGAATCCTTTTTTCAGGGTCCCATACACAAAAATATCCATAATTAACCCAATCCGAAATTCAGCTTTGTGAGTGTTTTTTTCACAGGATCAGGAAGCTTGCCACACTGGATTGCTTTCATGTGTTGTGGTGAGATCGTCCGTATAGCCTTTGACATCAATCTGTCAGATCTCATCAGATTGTCCATCATTTTCCGGATATAAACAGCAGTTTTTATCTCCAGTCCCATTTGCTCCCTCCATCTCCTTTCATAAATGGAGAGTTCACATTCACCTGTAAGATATTCTACAGCCGTTTCTCCTGCCAGTTTACCCCCTATCATCGCCGTGGGAATTCCTCCTCCGTTGGTAGCGATCAACTGGCCTGCAGCATCCCCGGCAAGCATTGCATTGTTTGAGACAGTTTTTTCGGGAGCCCCCCCTACCGGTACTACTCCGGAAACCACGGAAAGTATCTTTGCATCCTGCAGTTTATCGCTGGCAATGGGGTGTTTGTACATGAACTTTTCCAGATAATCCCGGGCACACATATTCTTCTCGAAAAGGACTTCCCGGATGCCTACGCCGATGTTTGCAGTGCTTCCTCCTTGCGAAATAATCCAGGCATATCCACCTGGGACGTAGTCTTTTCCGAAATACATCTCTACGGCATCCCTGTCCGCTCCGGTGCTTGCAAGTTCATATTCAAAAGCGGTTCCGATTCCCATGGGATCATTTCCCCGTTTCATATCATGGGCTTTTGCAACAATAGAATTTGGACCATCCGCACCTATCAGGACTTTACCCCTGATTGTCGATGGGCCAAAGACTCCGTCCACTTCAATTGTATTTCCGTTAACATCTGTTACATTGGTCCCTATCATTAACTCGGCGCCTTCCTCAGCTGCCCGGGATGCCAGGTGCCTGTCAAATCTCCTCCTGTCAAGCGAGTCGGCCTCTACTTCAAAACCCTTTGAGTAGCCGTCGGGTGCAATAAAACGTTGGTAATTGCTGGTAGCATGTACACAGTTTTTCGGATAATCAAGCAGGGTATGAGGAAGTTGTGCATCGGGCACAAGTTCCTGCAGGGTATCGGCATGGGGCATAAACCCACCACATTGGAGGGGCACACCAATGTCTTTTTTCCTGTCAACCAGTAAAACGGATGCACCGCTCTGTGCGGCATACATTGCAGCTGTGGTGCCCGCCGGGCCGGCTCCGACAACTACCACATCATATAATTCATCGGGATGCATGGGAAT from Methanohalophilus halophilus includes these protein-coding regions:
- a CDS encoding gamma-glutamylcyclotransferase family protein codes for the protein MDIFVYGTLKKGFPNHHIIKDSVFIGKDTTADQYCMFDLGSFPAVVNTGNRCNIKGEVYCIDSDMLNSLDILEGKFFTRKKVKLESNREAWMYFLDTSACNTSNFPLIPNGDWNK
- a CDS encoding single-stranded-DNA-specific exonuclease RecJ; this translates as MKKTDTIIFTHGDSDGVCSGAIAKSAYPDARVYFTSPVSLYNRLDMAEDYDNIIICDIAVDERSCVNLYHKINDIASRADVTYIDHHPLPRMCWDEPWFYHDLNTCAAELTYKVFKSRLERDIRRIAVYGAIGDYRDNTPAIKKWTRDWDKRSLYFQAGTLIQALQYVGRNYDFKREIIDPLSNDLIPSEIPNLIPYAKKASRIEEELRIRVKESVHPLHSVAYVLDPEGYLSKSAIYAASYGRKGIGIAAEHRNNKAAYDLSLRSRNSSVDINLLLRDIAPQYGGSGGGHPMAAGARIPEEKLDAFLQEFDRRVNLAETKQGDL
- the engB gene encoding GTP-binding protein EngB gives rise to the protein MKPTGIPKKNDFEIVFAGRSNVGKSSIVKALSGRKVKVGKRPGVTLKPTHVKKGDLVITDLPGFGFMNGVNERKQDIVKDKIVRYIEEGNQRINIAAMVVDAGSFVEVVDRWEQRGELPIDIEIFDFFTEMDLEPLIVVNKMDKIKEEDKDGVLDDIIERLGLFPPWRQWIDRVAPISAKKGDLQALNSILKKRIHSDKRDSLLKYI
- a CDS encoding geranylgeranyl reductase family protein, with amino-acid sequence MHPDELYDVVVVGAGPAGTTAAMYAAQSGASVLLVDRKKDIGVPLQCGGFMPHADTLQELVPDAQLPHTLLDYPKNCVHATSNYQRFIAPDGYSKGFEVEADSLDRRRFDRHLASRAAEEGAELMIGTNVTDVNGNTIEVDGVFGPSTIRGKVLIGADGPNSIVAKAHDMKRGNDPMGIGTAFEYELASTGADRDAVEMYFGKDYVPGGYAWIISQGGSTANIGVGIREVLFEKNMCARDYLEKFMYKHPIASDKLQDAKILSVVSGVVPVGGAPEKTVSNNAMLAGDAAGQLIATNGGGIPTAMIGGKLAGETAVEYLTGECELSIYERRWREQMGLEIKTAVYIRKMMDNLMRSDRLMSKAIRTISPQHMKAIQCGKLPDPVKKTLTKLNFGLG
- a CDS encoding TatD family nuclease-associated radical SAM protein, whose protein sequence is MKTDKPSICYEAHGNLYLNITNQCSADCYFCIRNQGEGLYGYNLWLKKDPSEKEIISELEKHDLKKYKEIVFTGFGEPTSRFDVLLAVTHWLKAKGAYVRLDTNGHGQLINPDINVVDCLVDAGLDAVSVSLNAESAEVYNRICKPFYQNAYSALLEFAEESKEAGLHVRFSVVDVPEIDTEKCSQIARDMGVDLRIRG